The nucleotide window CGTCAAAAGAACTGGACAAACGCGCAACGTTCAGTATGTCTGCGGGTAATGGTATTAACATAAGCGCTAACTCTATTGGCGAATTTGCTGTAGCCGATGGAGCTTATAGTTATTTTGGTTTTTTACAAAATGGCAGAAATAATCCTATTACAAATTTGAACAAATATGATTTTGAGTCGAACTTTAAAACCAACAGCGTTTCAAATAAAATAAATTCGAATTTTAACATTTTAGGTGGAGGGAAATTTAATATCGGTAAAAACAGTCTTTCTCTTTTTGGTGTAGTTTCAAGCAATAGCGAATATTTTTATTCTGAAGGTTTTCTAGGTCAGGCAACATACTCAGGAGACTATACTCGCCGTAACGATGCAAATCGTTGGGATTACAAAGCGACACAGTCCTTTTTGGGAAATGCAAAATACAAATTCAATAACGGAAGCGTATCGTTTAATTCTCTTTATATTCACAACAACTCTCAATATGTAAACCGTTTACTTGGTTTTGACGATGATATCAACGGAAATATTGGTACTGAGGCAGCTGAAAAATCGTTAGTAATCCGTCAACAAAATAACGACAACAATCTCTTTTCAAACCAACTTTTGGCTGATTACAAATTTAGCGATAAAATTAGCGTCAACGTTGGAGGAGTTTATAGTAAACTAAGAGGTACAGAACCGGATCGAAAAATCAATACGTATGCTTACAATGATGTAACCCACACGTACAGTGCGGCTTCTGACTCTGCCGCACAAACCATGCGCTATTTTTCAACACTTGATGAAAATGATTCTAGTGCAAAAGGAGAAATAAACTATACCTTTAATCCACAATCAAATACTCCTGCTGTCTTGACTTTAGGAGGAAATTATCGTACCACTGACAGAACATTTAATTTTTCAGAACTATTGTACGATTTCAATTCTGGAGGACCGACTATGGATCCAAAAAACCCAGACTTGGTTCTTAATCAAGCGGGTATTGATTCAGGTGTTTTTCACCTTATTACCGGACGTGGAGGAGCAAACAACCCAAATGCACTTTCCCCTTTCTACTATCTTGCAAACCGCGATATTATAGCTGGTTATCTGCAACTGTTATATCCGTTTAGCGAAAAATTTACTGCACAAATAGGCGCAAGAACTGAGCAAATTAAGCAAAACATATATTGGGATACAAACCTTTCAAGTACTAACGACCTAACGACAAAACCTTCTAAAATTGACAAAAACTATATTTTGCCAAGTTTAAATTTAAAATACGCTATTAACGAGAAAAATGCAGTACGTTTTTCTGCAAGCGAGACTTACACTATGCCTCAGTTTAAAGAAATGGCGCAATTTTTATATTCTGATATAAATAGTAACGAATACGGTAATCCATACCTTGTTCCATCAACTGATTACAATGTTGATTGTAAATACGATTATTATTTATCTAAGAAAGAGCTTATTTCATTTGGCGGTTTCTACAAATACATTGATAACCCAATCAGCCGTACACAAATGAACTCACCTGCACTGGAATACTCGTATGTGAATACATCCAAAGCATTTGTACTTGGAGCAGAACTTGAAGTGCGTAAAACGCTATATAATTTTGATAACGAGATACGTGCAAAAGATTTCTCTTGGGGCTTTAATGCATCATATTTGTACAGTGAACAAACACAAAATAACCAAACAACCGGCGTTATTTCTACCAATTTCACACACGAAAAAGGTAAAATGCAAGGAGCATCACCTTTATTACTTAATACTGACTTGAGTTTTACTGCCAGCAATAAACAAACATCTTTTTTATCAACCCTAGTTTTTAATTACTTCTACGACAAAGTTTATACTGTTGGAACCAATGTTCGTGAAAATATTATAGAAAAAGCAGTTCCAACACTTGATTTTATAAATCATTTTGAATTAAAACAATACAAACTGGAAATTAATTTCGGGTTAAAAAACATGCTAAACCCAAAATTTTGGCTTACACAGCAAACTACTTCGACAGTTACTAATGAAACTAATGAAACGCTTATCAGCAGTTATAAAAAAGGACAAACCTTTGTTTTTGGTCTAAACTGGCAATTATAAAAAATCTTAACATAAATAAATTCTAAACCCAAAAATTAACATTAAAATGAACACAATGAACAAACTGAACAGAATGCTTATGGTTGCTATTTCAGCAACAATGATAGTTAGTTGTAATAATAGTGACGATCCCGCTACCCCTGTAGGAGCTCCAGACGGATTAATCACATCATTAACTGACCCAGATTACAACCCAAATTCTTTGAAAGGATCCGTTGCTGCCAACATTACTTTGCCAGCTGGTAACTACATTTTAGATGGTGCTTTGACTGTGTTAGATGGTTTCACGTTAACCCTACAACCTGGGGTTAAATTTACTGCAAACACTTCTGGTTCACAAGGAGGTACAAACGTACGTTTACAAGTAAATAAAGGTGCTAAACTTATGGCTGTTGGTACAGCAGCTCAACCAATTGTTTTTACATCTGACAGAAAACTTCCTGGTGACTGGGCTGGCGTATTCTTGTGTGGACAAGCAACACTTGTAGCTCCAAACGGCGCAAGAGATGGTAGTTATACACAAGCAACAGAAATTGGTGACACTTCTTATGGTGGAAATAATGATGCTGACTCATCAGGTCAATTACAATATGTAGAGATTGCTTACGCAGGTGCACGTATTAACGGCACAAAAGAAGGAAACAACCTTTCATTATATGCACAAGGTACAGGTACAATTCTTAAAAACCTTTGGTTACATGACGGTGCTGATGATAATATTGAATTCTTCGGTGGTACTGTAAATGTTGAAAATCTTTTAATTGTAAACTCTGCTGATGACACTTTTGACTGGTGTTTAGGTTGGAAAGGTACTGCAAAAAACATAATTGAAATCCGTGAGGCAGGATTTAATGATATCACTAACGGTTCTGGAATGATGGAAGGTGATGGTTTCTTCGCTGACCTTGGTTCAACTCCTGCTAATACAGCAAACTTGTCTAACCCAACTTTGACAAACTTTTCAATTGGTGTTTACAACGGAGCTGGTAAAGACTCTGGTGACGCAAATAACACTGCTTATAAACTTCGTGCTCTTGCACTTTATAGAACAGGTTGTAAAATTAGCTTAACAAATACAAAAGTAGTTTGGGGTGATACAGCAAACTTGCCTACAAATGGTTTGTTCAAATTTAACGACGCAACAGGTCCTGCTCTTGCTGCTAATGTTAACATTGATATTAACTATACAGGTCCAAATTTCATCGGCGCAACTGGTGTAACTACAACTGCTGGTAGTCCAACTCCTGGTGCAAACTTCAACGCTGTAGGTACACAAGGTGCTTCAGGTTATTACCCAGCTTATGTGCTTGGTGATTTTGCAAAACTTGTTTTCAACAACACTGCTGTTGTTGGTGCTGATAAATCTGTTTTCGCTTGGACAAGCTATGACTTCGCTACTAAAGCGCCTGGTCTATTCTAAAAAGTTCCTAAAACAAATTTAATATTAAACCCAAGAGATTTACAACAGGAGCCAATTTAACTTCTGGTTCATGGGCTACTGTTGACGGTTCTGCTTTAATAAAATAATCATTTTGAATTAGTTAAAATACCTCTCAAAATTTGAGAGGTATTTTTTTTTATGTATATTTACATTCAATTTTTAGATGCGAATGAAAAAAAACTACTTTTATATTATTCTCTTATTGGTCATTTTCTTTACTACTAGTGCAACAGCACAAGACAGTAAACAATCGCCAAAACTACAAGAAGACACTTCTATAGAAGGGTTAAGTTTGTATCCAAACCCTGTAACTGGTGGTAAAGTCTATATTACTTCAAAAAACGACCTTGAAAAAGAAATCATCATTTTTAATGTTTTAGGTAAAAAAGTAATGCAAACTACCCTCAGCACACGAGAGCTTAACGTTTCGAATCTTTCTCCTGGTGTTTACATCATAAAGATAACTGAAGAAGAAGCGACAAGCAGCAGAAAACTAATTATCCAATAATTCTTCTTTAAAATTTCATAAAGTTCCAATTTAATTGGAATTTTTTTTATCCTTATTTTTTCAAAAACAAAATCATTATTTAACCGCAAAGAACACAAAGAAAGAGCAAGGAATGCAACACTTTGCGAACTTGGCGAAAATTCTTTGCACCCTTTGCGGTTAAATATTTGATTAACTAAAAATATAATACCTTTGCCCCTCAAAAAGAAAAAAATTGATTACAACCAGCGACATATTTACCATTTCAACCCAAAAGCAATTCGAAAAAATAGCTTTAAAAGTGTTCCGCTTTCAATATGAAAACAATTTAGTCTATCGGGAATTTTGTGATTTACTAAAGACAGACCCACAAAAAGTAAAGTCGCTGCATCAGATTCCGTTTTTACCAATACAATTTTTCAAAAGCCATAATGTTGTCTCCAACAACAATCCAATCCAAACCACTTTTACCAGCAGCGGAACAACAGGAACGATCACTAGCCGTCATTTAGTTACTGATGTAACACTTTATGAAGAAAGTTATCGAAAAGGCTTCTCACAATTTTACGGAAACATTGAAGATTATGTTATCCTGGCGCTACTTCCCTCTTATTTGGAAAGAGAAGGCTCATCCTTAATCCACATGGTTGATGATTTAATTCAATTGACCAATAATGATGACAGCGGATTTTACCTCAACAACCATAATGAACTGATTCAAAAATTAATTGAATTAGACGAAGCCGGGCAAAATGTTATTCTGATTGGAGTCACCTATGCTTTATTAGATTTAATCGAAAAAAGGACATTCCAACTGAAGCATACTATTATCATGGAAACAGGCGGAATGAAAGGCAAACGCAAAGAAATGATCCGTGAAGAATTGCACGAACAACTTTGCAACGGATTTGGGGTTTCTGCCATACATTCTGAATACGGCATGACCGAACTACTTTCTCAAGCTTATTCTTTAGGAAATGGCGTATTTGAATGCCCCTCTTGGATGCAAATACACATACGCGACACCGAAGATGCTTTAACTTACATAAACGGAGAAAAAACCGGAGGAATCAACGTTATTGATTTAGCCAACATCAATTCCTGTTCCTTTATTGCCACGCAGGATTTGGGCAAAAAATATCCCAACAACTCTTTCGAGGTATTGGGACGTTTTGACAACTCTGATATCAGAGGTTGTAATTTGATGGTTATCTAAAGATTTAATATGTTGTCTAAAAATTCAATGATTGTTTAAGTTTGTTCAAACTGAGACTGTAAAGTCAATTTTAAACTTTTAAACTTTTAAACTTTTAAACTTTTAAACTTTTAAACTTTTAAACTTTTAAACTTTTAAACTTTTAAACAACTCTTATCACAAAATAGTTTTTCTTACCGCTTTGTAACAACACAAATTGATTATTGATTAAATCTTTATCTGAAAGCACAAACGTTTCGTTTACTTTTTCTTTATTTACCGAAATAGAATTTGCTGTCAACGCTCTTCTTGCTTCACCATTCGATTTAAAGAATCCTGTTTTTTCGTTCAAAACTGAAACAATATCAATTCCAGCTTCAATATCAGCTCTTGAAATTTCAGCTTGAGGAACTCCGTCAAAAACTTCTAAGAAAGTAGTTTCATCCAATTGTTTTAAATCATCTGCAGAAGCATTTCCGAAAAGAATATTTGAAGCCTTAATTGCTTTCTCCAATTCTTCTTTTGAATGAACAAAAACCGTAATCTCTTCAGCTAATCTTCTTTGTAAAACTCTCAAATGCGGAGCCACTTTATGCTCTTCGATTAAAGCATCAATTGTTGCAGCATCTAAGAAAGTAAATATTTTGATGTATTTCTCAGCATCAACATCAGTTGTATTCAACCAAAATTGGTAAAATTTATATACAGAAGTTTTATCGGCAGTCAACCATACATTCCCACCTTCAGATTTCCCGAATTTAGAACCGTCAGCTTTAGTAATTAACGGACAAGTCATTGCAAAAGCTTTTGCTTCTTCACCTACATTCATTCTACGAACCAATTCAGTTCCCGTGGTAATATTCCCCCATTGATCTGAACCTCCCATTTGAAGCAAACAGTTGTATTCTTTATGCAAATGATAAAAATCGTATCCTTGTATCAATTGGTAAGTAAACTCCGTAAACGACATTCCCTCTCCTTCGCCAGAAAGTCTTTTCTTAACAGAATCCTTTGCCATCATATAATTCACCGTAATACGTTTACCTACATCACGGGCAAAATTGATAAATGACAATTCTTTCATCCAGTCGTAGTTGTTTACCAAAACCGGGGCATTTACGCTCGTATCTTTGAAATCCAAAAAGCGTGACAACACTCCTTTTATACCTTCAACGTTATTGCGCAAAGTAGCTTCGTCCAATAAATTTCTCTCATCCGATTTTCCGGAAGGATCACCAATCATCCCAGTTGCTCCACCTACCAAAGCAATTGGTTTGTGACCAAAATTCTTAAGGTGAACCAATAAAATAATTGGCACTAAACTACCGATATGCAATGAATCTGATGTTGGGTCAAATCCAATATAGGTAGTCGTCATTTCTTTTAAAAGTTGTTCTTCAGTTCCTGGCATGATATCGTGTACCAGACCACGCCACTGTAATTCTTCAACTAAATTCTTCATTTTTTTAAATAATTTGGCGCAAAGATAGCAATTCAATTATGAATTCTAAATTATCAATTATGAATTGGGGCAACAAAACCATACTTTTCAACTTAAGAACTCGGAATTTTTCAACAAAAATTTAGAAACTTAGAAACTTAGAAACTTTAAACTTACTACATTTGTAAATATGGTATTAGTCACAGGAGGAACAGGCTTAGTAGGCGCACATCTTTTAATTCACCTATTGGAAAAAGGCGAAAAAGTTCGTGCTATCTATAGAAATTCAGACAACATCCAAAAGACTAAAAACCTCTTTTCACTGTACAAAAAAGAAGCACTTTTCGATTCCGTTCAATGGATCCAAGGAGATATTTTGGAAATTCCTGCTCTTGAAAATACCTTTGAGGAAATAGACGAAGTATATCACTGCGCAGCAATGATTTCTTTTGACCCGAAAGAAGAAGAAACCGTTCGAAAAACCAATATCGAAGGAACTGCAAACATTGTCAATTTTTGCCTTGCCAAAAACATCAAAAAACTCTGCCATGTGAGTTCGATAGCCGCTCTTGGCGACCTTCCGGAACACGAATCCATCATTACCGAAGAAACCGAATGGAATCCTGAGAAACCACACAGTGATTACGCCATTTCAAAATATGGTGCCGAAATGGAAATATGGCGTGGCTTACAAGAAGGTCTCGAAGTGGTAATTGTAAATCCCGGTGTTATTATTGGACCCGGATTCTGGGATCAAGGAAGCGGCGAACTTTTTACTAGAGTTAAAAAAGGATTACCATTCTACACCAAAGGACTAACTGGTTTTGTCGCAGTTTTGGATGTTGTGACCATAATGCACCAACTGATGAAAAGTCCAATACACGGAGAACGTTATACATTAATAGGTCAAAATATCGTTTTTCAGGATTTATTAAACTCGATTGCCGAAGCTTTAAAAGTCAAAAAACCTCAATATCACGCAACTCCTTTTATGATGACTGTTTTATCAAAACTGGACTGGATTGCTTCGAATATTTTTCTACAAAAAAGACAACTCAGCCTCGCTTCTGCGAGATCATCTTACACTACCGATTTATATTCCAACGAAAAAATAAAAAACGCCCTGAATTTTACATTCATGGACGTTCATAGTTATATCAAAGAAATTACAAATTTGTAACTATTTCTTTTTTGGAGTTTCTTTAATTGACTTCTTTTTAGCTATGGAATCTTTTTCTTTTTTACTTTTCGGTTCCTTAACTGATTTCTTTTTAGCAACAGAATCCTTGCCTTTTTTAAGTTTCAGCTCCTTTTCTTTTTTAGCTTTTGCTATAGAATCCTTAACTTTTTTCTCCTTTGCCTTTTTTAGAGCAGCCGCTTTTTTCTCTTCTTTTTTGATCACCAATTCCAAAGTTTTCTTTTCCTTTTTCAATCGGTCACTAATATCATCGTACATTTTTTTGTACTCTCTATAATCGGCGGCATAATACGCACTGCTTTTTGCAAACTGAAGACTGTCAATTTTATATTTTTTATAAATATAGGTCTTCGGGTTAATACCGTTCTCGTACAAGGGATTTGGATTCTGATACTTCAAAGCTTCCAGAATTGACATATCATAAAGAATATCCCCCATTACTTTTTTGTCAATAAGATTATCTGGCTTTTCAACCAAATCTTTATTACAACTAACAAGCAACGCAGCAAAAACCAAGAGAGATATTATCTTTTTCATCAATGAATATATATTTTACCTATCAAACAATAATCTTTGACCGGCACGAATGTCTTTTACCTTGAAACCGGTATAAACCAACTTCCCGTTTACAAAAGTATGCGTAATCCTTGATTTAAAAGTATATCCTTCAAAAGGCGACCAACCGCATTTTGCAAGTATATTTTCCTTCTTAACACTCCATGGCAAACCAGAATTGATGACAACCAAATCAGCATAATAACCTTCTTTGATAAAACCTCTTTTTTCGATCTTGAAAATCTTGGCCGGATTGTGACACATCTTTTCAACGATTTTTTCAATGCTTATCTTTCCTTGATGGTGCGCTTCGAACATCGCCACCAAAGAATGTTGTACCAATGGCCCTCCTGATGGAGCTTGCAGGTATTTTTGTTTTTTCTCTTCCAATGTATGTGGCGCATGATCAGTAGCAACTACATCAATACGTCCGTCATTAAGTGCTTCCCACAATACTTTTCGGTCATTTTCAGTTTTTACGGCAGGATTCCATTTGATAAGGTTTCCTTTTTTCTCATAGTCATCATTGGTAAACCATAAATGATGCACACAAACTTCGGCTGTAATCTTTTTATCTTCAAGCGGAATTTTATTCGTAAACAACTCCATTTCCTTTGCAGTCGAAAGATGAAAAACATGCAATCTCGCTCCCGTTTTCTTAGCCAATGCAATTGCTTTTGACGAAGAAAGATAACAAGCCTCTTCACTACGGATAAGATGATGGGCAGTTACCGGCACATCTTCACCATATTCTTCTTTGAATTTCTCCAAATTGTTTTTGATTGTCATTTCATCTTCGCAATGAACAGCAATCAACATCGAAGTACAAGAAAATATTTTTTCTAGAACCGCTTCATTATCCACCAACATATTCCCTGTGGATGACCCCAAAAATATTTTAATCCCGGCAACATTCTTTGGATTTGTTTTCAATACTTCCTCCAAATTGTCATTGGTTGCCCCCATCATAAAAGAATAATTGGCAAATGATTTTTCGGCAGCAATTTGATATTTTTCCTCTAGAATTTCCTGAGTAACCGCATTAGGGACTGTATTTGGTTGCTCGATAAAAGAAGTAACCCCTCCCGCAACCGCAGCTCTGGATTCTGATTCAATATCTCCTTTATGAGTAAGTCCCGGCTCTCTAAAATGAACCTGATCATCGATAACTCCAGGTAAAAGATAATTTCCCTCTGCATCAATTATCATACAATCCGAAGACTTCAGGCTAATGTTGTCGGAAACCTCAACAATAAGGTCATTCTCCACCAACACATCTCCTTCAAAAATAACCCCTTCATTTACTATTTTAGCATTCTTAATTAAATATCTGTTCATAGTAGTTTTCTTTTACAAACTGTTAACCATTTTTTTTAATCGTAACATGATAACTCCAAATACGGCTTCTCTAATAATTGAATTGCTCATTTTGGATTGCCCTTTAGTTCTATCGGTAAAAATAATAGGCACTTCCGAAATGGCAAATTTTTTACAAAACGTGCGGTATTTCATCTCAATCTGAAAAGCATACCCAACAAATTTGATTTTGTCCAAATTAATTGCTTCAAGCACTCCCCTTTTATAACAAACAAAACCGGCGGTTGCATCATGAATTTTCATTCCGGTAATCATTCGAACATAAACCGAAGCAAAATAAGACAACAACACTCGGCTCAAAGGCCAGTTTACAACATTTACCCCAGTTACATATCGCGAACCAATTGCCAAATCAGCATCTCCAAAATGACAGGCATCGTATAATTTTTCTAAATCTGAAGGATTGTGCGAAAAATCGGCATCCATTTCAAAAATAAAATCATAATTATTTTGCAACGCCCATCTAAATCCATGAACATAAGCAGTCCCTAACCCCGATTTCTTGGCTCTTTTTTCCAAAAACAACCTACCATCAAACTCAGACTGAAGCATAGCTACTCTATCGGCAGTATGATCCGGGGAATTATCGTCAATAATTAAGACATGGAAAGGTTTGTGTTGAGAGAGCACTGCCCTAATGATGCTTTCAATGTTTTCAATTTCGTTATAGGTGGGAATTATAACAATGCAACTATTCATGTTTCGCTTAATTTCCGTGCAAAAATAACCTTTTTATGCCATTTGATAATAATAAAATTATAATAAATAATGTTATAAAAATTACTAATTTTGTCCTAATTATGACTGAACACGTACTTCATCCTAGAATAACAGACACAAACGACTGGGTAACCCTCGTTTTTATTTTGTCTTTTGGTATAGTTGCTTTAACCAAATCGGTCTATGAAAACCGCTTTGAAGATTTCACCAAGTTAATATTTTCAGACAAGTACGTAAGAATATACCGAGACAGTAGTCACTTGATGGGAATGTTTTCCATCTCGTTATTCTTCGTTCAGGTAATTTCCTTTTCATTTTTCATTCAAATTTTACTGGCCAATTTTGGTCATGGTTCAAAAACCGATTGGATCCTTTTTATCCAAATATTTACTTTTGTCGTTTACTTCATTTTATCGAAATTTTTAGTTGAAAAAATCATTGCGACCACATTCAAAATAGAAGAACTTGTAGAACAATTTAATCTACAGAAGGTTACATACCGTACTTATGTCGGTTTAGTATTACTTCCAATTGACATCATTTTATACTATTATGACACCATTCTAAAAAACATTCCGCTTACTATCCTTTATACCATCGTAGTTCTGAACGTTTTACTTTATATATACTCAATAAAAAACTACAGAAACGAAATTTTCGGTAAGTTGTTTTATTTTATTTTATATCTTTGCACTCTTGAAATAGCACCCTATTATTTTATGTATTATTGGTTTACAAAAGGTAGCGTTTAGAAATTTTTTTTAATATGAAAGTGAAAACAATTTTGGTGTCACAACCAGAACCTAAAGTAGAAAATTCTCCATACTTTGAGCTGCAACAAAAGCATAAAGTTAAAATTGATTTCAGACCTTTTATACACGTAGAAGGAGTAAGCGCAAAAGAGATTAGACTTCAGAAAATCGATCTTAATAACTACACTGCTATTATATTAACAAGTAAAAATGCTGTGGATCATTTTTTCAGAGTAGCTGATGAAATGCGTTATAAAGTTCCTGAAGGATTAAAGTATTTCTGCCAATCTGAAGCCATTGCATTTTACCTGCAAAAATATGTGGTGTACAGAAAACGTAAGATCTATGTTGGGCCAAAAGACTTTGCCGATTTATCGCCTTTAATCAAAAAATATAAAGACGAAAAGTTTTTATTGCCTGCATCTGACCAATTGAACGCTGATATTCCTGTAACGATGAACACCTTGAAAGTGGACTGGACTCCAGCTATTTTTTATAAAACCGTTATGAGTGACCTGTCCGATTTGGCCGATGTTTATTATGATGTATTGGCTTTCTTTAGCCCTACCGGAATTAAATCATTATACAAAAACTTTCCTGATTTTGAACAAAACAATACTCGCATAGCTGTTTTTGGCAGCACCACTCAAAAAGAAGCTTTGGATCACGGATTACGCGTGGACATTATGGCTCCAACTCCGGGAACGCCATCTATGACAATGGCTTTGGAAAAATACATTATTGAGGTCAACAAAGCAAAATAGACACATACAATATTCCAAATTTAAAATTCCAAATCCCAACTTTAATCTGTTGGAATTTGGAATTTTATTTTTTTACTATTTTGGATGCAACTCCAAAACCTAAACTTTTATACTTTTAGGCCACGAATGAATTAAACCTTTGGTCAAGAGAATAGTCTAAAATTTTCAACCTTTGACAAGCATCGAATAATAAAAGAAAAAAATCCAATAATTGCATATTAACAATAAAAACCAATAAACAACTACTACATGAAAAAACTCAAACTCGTCCTGCTCATCCTCCCTTTTTCTATTGTTTTAATGAATTGCAACTCCACCAAAAAAGGAGCAGAATACAAAGCTGTAGAGAAAAAAATAAGCTACAACAATGACATCAAACCAATTATTGCCAACAGTTGCACTCCCTGCCATATGCCACCTCAGGGAAGAAAAGAACCTTTTGAAAACTACGCTCAAGTAAAAGAACATATCGCCTCGATAATCGAACGCGTAAAACTACCGCAAGACAACCGTAAATTCATGCCTCCGGTAAACAAAAAACCCGCTCTAACAGAAGCAGAAGTTGCTGTTTTAGTAAAATGGCAAGAACAGGGCATGCAGGAATAAAACTTTCAATACTTCAATAAAAAAATCCGTCAAGTTGCAAAACGAAACGGATTTCTTTTTTTAATGGCAAAAATCTACCTTCTGTTATTGAAAATTGAAATATAATACAACAAAGTCGCAATAGAACCTAAAGCGGCAACAACATACGTTCTGGCAGCCCATTTCAAAGCATCTTTTGCTCCGGCTTGCTCTTCTCTTGTAAGCATTCTTTTGTTTTCCAACCAAGCCAAAGCCCTGTTGCTCGCATCATACTCCACCGGCAAAGTAACAATCGAAAATAAAGTCGTGGCGGCAAATATTACAATACCAACCAATAGTAACTGCGGAAAAGTACGCAGCATCAAGATTCCGGCCAATAAAATCCATTGCATATACGACGAAGCCACATTTACAATTGGCACTAACTGTGAGCGCAACGTCAGCCATTGATAACCTCGTGCGTGCTGTACCGCGTGACCACATTCGTGAGCAGCAACGGCTGCAGCAGCCGCATTACGTTGGTTGTAAACCGCCTCGCTCAGATTAACCGTTTTATCCGCCGGATTATAATGGTCAGTTAACTGACCCGGAGTCGAAATGACACGAACATCATAAATTCCGTTATCAGCAAGCATTTTCTCGGCGATTTCCGCACCCGACATACCATTTTGCAAATGCAATCTCGAGTAAAACTCAAATTTACTCTTTAGTGTAGAACTCACTAACCAACTTGCCAACATAATTCCGCCCGCAAGTATTAAATAACTCATTCCCATATTTTGATTTTTTGTTTTTAAATAAGCATCAAATTGTGAACCAAATTTAGAAAATGCCAATTTGACATCCGTTAAAAAATCTTTAAAATAGTAATTTCAAAATAGCAATCAATAAA belongs to Flavobacterium aquiphilum and includes:
- a CDS encoding TonB-dependent receptor — translated: MKLKFLIFTLFICVIGFSQNKGTIAGVLLDKDANNQPLPFANVAIKGTKIGANTDVEGKYTINIAPGKYIMQFSFVGYESTEVPVTVVANETVIANSSLGSGSYKLKDVVIKSNGGSREKETALLLEQKNAIEMKQVIGAQELSRKGVSDAAVAVVKTAGVSKQEGVKNVFVRGLGDRYNSTTLNGMPLPSEDPAYKNISLDFFSSNIIKNININKTFSADLYGDNAGANIDISSKELDKRATFSMSAGNGINISANSIGEFAVADGAYSYFGFLQNGRNNPITNLNKYDFESNFKTNSVSNKINSNFNILGGGKFNIGKNSLSLFGVVSSNSEYFYSEGFLGQATYSGDYTRRNDANRWDYKATQSFLGNAKYKFNNGSVSFNSLYIHNNSQYVNRLLGFDDDINGNIGTEAAEKSLVIRQQNNDNNLFSNQLLADYKFSDKISVNVGGVYSKLRGTEPDRKINTYAYNDVTHTYSAASDSAAQTMRYFSTLDENDSSAKGEINYTFNPQSNTPAVLTLGGNYRTTDRTFNFSELLYDFNSGGPTMDPKNPDLVLNQAGIDSGVFHLITGRGGANNPNALSPFYYLANRDIIAGYLQLLYPFSEKFTAQIGARTEQIKQNIYWDTNLSSTNDLTTKPSKIDKNYILPSLNLKYAINEKNAVRFSASETYTMPQFKEMAQFLYSDINSNEYGNPYLVPSTDYNVDCKYDYYLSKKELISFGGFYKYIDNPISRTQMNSPALEYSYVNTSKAFVLGAELEVRKTLYNFDNEIRAKDFSWGFNASYLYSEQTQNNQTTGVISTNFTHEKGKMQGASPLLLNTDLSFTASNKQTSFLSTLVFNYFYDKVYTVGTNVRENIIEKAVPTLDFINHFELKQYKLEINFGLKNMLNPKFWLTQQTTSTVTNETNETLISSYKKGQTFVFGLNWQL
- a CDS encoding NAD-dependent epimerase/dehydratase family protein, yielding MVLVTGGTGLVGAHLLIHLLEKGEKVRAIYRNSDNIQKTKNLFSLYKKEALFDSVQWIQGDILEIPALENTFEEIDEVYHCAAMISFDPKEEETVRKTNIEGTANIVNFCLAKNIKKLCHVSSIAALGDLPEHESIITEETEWNPEKPHSDYAISKYGAEMEIWRGLQEGLEVVIVNPGVIIGPGFWDQGSGELFTRVKKGLPFYTKGLTGFVAVLDVVTIMHQLMKSPIHGERYTLIGQNIVFQDLLNSIAEALKVKKPQYHATPFMMTVLSKLDWIASNIFLQKRQLSLASARSSYTTDLYSNEKIKNALNFTFMDVHSYIKEITNL
- a CDS encoding DUF4296 domain-containing protein, whose product is MKKIISLLVFAALLVSCNKDLVEKPDNLIDKKVMGDILYDMSILEALKYQNPNPLYENGINPKTYIYKKYKIDSLQFAKSSAYYAADYREYKKMYDDISDRLKKEKKTLELVIKKEEKKAAALKKAKEKKVKDSIAKAKKEKELKLKKGKDSVAKKKSVKEPKSKKEKDSIAKKKSIKETPKKK
- a CDS encoding acyl transferase; its protein translation is MITTSDIFTISTQKQFEKIALKVFRFQYENNLVYREFCDLLKTDPQKVKSLHQIPFLPIQFFKSHNVVSNNNPIQTTFTSSGTTGTITSRHLVTDVTLYEESYRKGFSQFYGNIEDYVILALLPSYLEREGSSLIHMVDDLIQLTNNDDSGFYLNNHNELIQKLIELDEAGQNVILIGVTYALLDLIEKRTFQLKHTIIMETGGMKGKRKEMIREELHEQLCNGFGVSAIHSEYGMTELLSQAYSLGNGVFECPSWMQIHIRDTEDALTYINGEKTGGINVIDLANINSCSFIATQDLGKKYPNNSFEVLGRFDNSDIRGCNLMVI
- the tyrS gene encoding tyrosine--tRNA ligase gives rise to the protein MKNLVEELQWRGLVHDIMPGTEEQLLKEMTTTYIGFDPTSDSLHIGSLVPIILLVHLKNFGHKPIALVGGATGMIGDPSGKSDERNLLDEATLRNNVEGIKGVLSRFLDFKDTSVNAPVLVNNYDWMKELSFINFARDVGKRITVNYMMAKDSVKKRLSGEGEGMSFTEFTYQLIQGYDFYHLHKEYNCLLQMGGSDQWGNITTGTELVRRMNVGEEAKAFAMTCPLITKADGSKFGKSEGGNVWLTADKTSVYKFYQFWLNTTDVDAEKYIKIFTFLDAATIDALIEEHKVAPHLRVLQRRLAEEITVFVHSKEELEKAIKASNILFGNASADDLKQLDETTFLEVFDGVPQAEISRADIEAGIDIVSVLNEKTGFFKSNGEARRALTANSISVNKEKVNETFVLSDKDLINNQFVLLQSGKKNYFVIRVV
- a CDS encoding T9SS type A sorting domain-containing protein, translating into MKKNYFYIILLLVIFFTTSATAQDSKQSPKLQEDTSIEGLSLYPNPVTGGKVYITSKNDLEKEIIIFNVLGKKVMQTTLSTRELNVSNLSPGVYIIKITEEEATSSRKLIIQ